The DNA window GCAACTCCGGGCAAGCTGGCAAGTTACCTTATTTACTTATCCTGCTTTGCTGCGTTGCTCCTAACGTCATCAAGCCTGCTCCAACTGTTTAATGGCCTGGTAATCGATTCTAAAATAAGTTTTGACGTAAACAATGTCCTCAACCTCTCACGATACAGTTTGGTTGGTGTGCTGATGCTTTGCTTTAGCTTCCTCACTTTTGTGTTGCTGACGGAAGTACTTCTAACTATATCCTTCAGGCTATCGATACCTGTTTATACGCAGGCCGTTATTTTTGTGATTGGCATTATAGCGGTCACTATAGCAGCAGTAATTTATGATGAGTTTAGCTTCTTCTATCTGTTATGGAGCATATTGGTGTTGTTGCGGGGATACTATTTTCTTCATCACCAACAAAAGTTTACAGCGGCATCATTTATCATGATCGTTTTGGTTTGCGCTGTTATTTCGGCAATAAAGCTCAACCATTTCGAAGAAGTTAAAGAAGAGAACAACCGCAAGTTGCTCATCCAGCGGCTGGAAGTTCCGGATGATGTTACAGCTGATACGCTGTTTAAAGAAATTGAACCAAAAATAATTCAAGAACCGGCAGTTATTAACTATTACAAATCCCGTGATCATATAAACGAGTACCTGGCTACCCGCTTGCAAAAGCTTTATTTTGACAGGTACCTGGCCAAGTATGAGTTTAAAGTGCATGCGTTTGATATGCGGGATAATCCGATATCGGGAGATAAAACGTACGAACTGAACGTTTTTAAAGATATGGTGCAGTATAGCGCCTTTAAAGTATCCAAATACTTTTACCGCGAAAACGAGTCTTTTGGATACCAAAGCTACTTTGCTATATTACCGGTAGTGGATGGTGCCAATACGTTGGGAACCATTGTTATAGAGTTAAAAGCACGGCCGTTGATGGTAGGCGGCGCTTTTCCTGAACTGCTAATTGACAGGAACGATCGTCCGGAAGATGAATTTAAGGATTATTCTTACGCTTTTTACACGGACAACAAGCTTATTGGCCAAAACGGCAATTACGTTTACAGCGTAGTAAATAATGAGTTTAAAGGCGAACTTAAAAAGTATACCATACAGGAAAGCAGTGGCAACATGGTTAGCTTTTTTAACAGGTTTACCCGCTATAGCCACCTCATTTATAAGCCAAGTGACAGAAACCTTATCGTTGTAAGTAAGCAGCGGAACATAGTAGCTTCTACAATAACGGCGCTTACCTTCTTTTTTGTGGTTATACTGGCGTTTTCATCATTGGTATTACTGGCGCGGCTGCTATGGCTTAGGGTAAAAATCCTGAATATAAATAATGACAGGATAAACTGGAACTTCAAGATAAACTTTGATAAGGTTTTGTACAAAACCCGCATACAGTTCTCCATGATATTTGCGGTTGTAATAACACTCATCCTGGTTGGTATCATCACTTTCGTTTCCATCAGCAAGCAATACCAAGGACAGCAGGACAAGAGCATACGCAATAAGATAACCTTGATATCAGCGGCACTGGAAGCGGCTCCTATTGAGAATTATATAAATGATCTGTCTGAAGAACGGAATGTTGATTTTGATAAACTTGCAGATAACTATTCGGCAGACCTAACGCTTTTTGACCTTAGTGGAAGGGTGCTGATGACCACGCAACCTAAAATATATCAGTCCGGCTTGCTCTCTCCCCGTATGAACGGTAAAGTTTACTTGACGCTTAAAGATCAGCAAAAATCTGAATTGGTTAATGATGAACGGATATCCGACCTGTTCTACAAATCGGCATATGCACCACTCAGGAATGCTAAACACGAAACCGTTGCTTACCTGCAATTGCCCTATTTTGCTAACGAGGCCGATTATAACGAACAGGTAGGGTCGTTATTGAACATTATGATAAACGTTTATGCGCTGGTGTTTATAGCAATAGGTTTATTCGCCGTTATAATTGCCCGGCAAATAACCGCGCCGCTAAACTTTATACAATACAACCTCAGCCGTACCATTTACGGTAAAAAGAACGAGCCGATTAAGTGGGAGCGCGACGACGAAATAGGTGCACTGGTAAAAGAGTATAATAACATGATATCTGCCCTGGAAAGCAGTGCCCGTAAGCTGGCCCAGAGCGAGAGGGAAACTGCGTGGCGCGAGATGGCAAAGCAGGTTGCGCATGAAATTAAAAACCCGCTCACGCCTCTTAAACTGGGGTTACAGTTGCTGGATAAGTCCTGGAAAGACAAGGACCCTAAATTTGACCAAAAATTTGAGCGCTTCAGTAAATCATTTGTGGAGCAGATAGAAAGCCTTTCCTCAATTGCATCCGAGTTTTCGGCCTTTGCTAAAATGCCGGATACCCGGATAGAGACAATAAATATTTTCGAGATGCTGGCACAGGCAGTCACCATATTTAAGCATATGGACAACGTGAAGATTTCGCTGCTAATGCCTAAAGATCCCTTTATGATAAGTGCAGACCGCGACCAGGTACTGCGGTGCTTTAATAACTTGCTTAAGAATGCAATAGAGGCAACGCCGCCGGAGCGTACCTGCCTGATACAAATAAATTACCTGGTGACCAGTAAAAACGTGCTGCTTACCATTAAAGATAATGGTAACGGCATACCGGAGAACATGCGGGATAAGATTTTTGAACCTAACTTTACTACCAAAAGTTCCGGAACAGGATTAGGCCTGGCCTTTGTAAAAAACTCTATTGAGAATGCCAGCGGTAAGATATGGTTTGAAACCAATATTGGTGTGGGAACTACGTTTTACCTCAATTTCCCGGCACTGGATAACAATGATTAATTAGAAAACATGAACCATAAAAAAAAGCGGCACCAGTAAGTGCCGCTTCTTTTTATGATGATTCTAAATTCTATTTCAAGAAAAAAGATGTTTTGCCCATTGTGTAACCATCTGCGTATAATATTACAGTATAAGTTCCTTTCTGGAAAGGAGAGTACGCCCAGTCGATAGTATATCCGCTGCCGTCGTCTTTAAAGTCAATGGCTGTTTTATAAGTGTATTGCAGGTCTTGGTTGTCGGCGTTAAACGTACCGGAGTCTGCAAGCGTTATCAGGTTACCTGTTGGGTCTATAATGCGTGCGTAAACATCATGCAGGCCTTTTTCCGCAACAGTGTTGCTGGCAACAGTGAAGTTGATTTTTATCTTTTGCGTGTTTTTGGCTTTTTTCTCTTCAACCTCTTTGCCGCTATTTTTTACTTTGTAAGCCACAACGCTTGCCACGCCAACCTTAAGTGCCGATGCTTCTTTTACCTTGGTATCCAGCTCTTGGTTTTGTTTTTCAAGTGTTGCAGCTTTAGTACTAACGTTGGCAAGGTTGGTCTTTAAAGTATCACGCTCAACAGTTAGGTTGGTGTTCTGCTTTTTAAGTTCCTCGATATCTGCAGTGTATTTGGTTACAAAGTACCGAAGTTGTTTAATGTCTTCCTGTGCTTTGCCAAGTTCCGCAGCGGTCAGCTGGCCTTTAGCCAATTTTTTACGCAGAACTTTAATAGTAGCTCTAAGAGAGTCGTTCTTGGCCTGCATCTCGGCACTCATTTTAGTGCGGCCAATGTTAACCTGTTCTATCTGTGCTTCCAGGCTGTCCAGCTCTGTTTGTAACCTGGTTTTTTCGTCGTTCTGATAAACTATTTTCGTGTCAGATTTATTCTTTTGCATGTACAGGTACACATCTGTGCCTAATAAAGCAACAACTACTGCTATTAAGAAATAAATAACATTAGAGTTCTTTTTCTGCGATTGTCCCGGTTGGTTTTCCATCATAATTGCTCTTTAAATTAATAAGCTAACCAGCTAATAATGGTTCTTAGTAAATGTATTTTGGGGTTAATAATTGCGTCACAAATCGACCACTAATATATAAAAATCCGTTTAACCATATAAATTGTAGGTTTTGCCAAAGTTAAAGTTGATAAAAGTAAAACACAAAACCGCCTGAATTATTATACCTAATAATAAAATGGCGTGGTGCCTAGTTTATATCTTTGCACCCTTAATTAAAAATCAGCTTAATGCAACGGCATAAAATACTGTTACTCTTAATTGTTTCGTTCTTTTTTATATTGCCATCCCAGGCACAGCAACCCTCAGCTACTGACAGCGTCCTTATTGCACCTAAACGCGAGTTTAGGGGTGTTTGGATAGCTACTGTTGTTAATTTGGATTGGCCACAAAACGCCCGGGCCAATGCCGAAAGCCAAAAACGAGATCTGGTTAATCAACTCAACTCGCATCAACAAACGGGTATAAATGCC is part of the Mucilaginibacter terrenus genome and encodes:
- a CDS encoding sensor histidine kinase; the encoded protein is MTTAGKIRGLLLLLFISLLVTAIFVERTYSPATNLSQTAQLLEKNLHEHEADVAEIINTPAKYQEVKRFAVNHKAALDYIQEYTVDKGIWLLTMQNGRVNFWSGPKIAPDNASTLTEGSSFIKTTNGYYEAIKKTEGSFSAVFFIPVKYAYAFQNKYLQNIFNPKLTEDTNIEIADFTDKGIYAVHNVNGKYLFSVKLIKGEVNNRFFYFELTVWILTILSLCILVHVLVTYLAHRGWVYLSLLALALFIVAFRFVNLHYGWPSFTQPLKIFNPQIYGSSYAYPSLGDFCINILCICWFVAYMYSQRARILRATPGKLASYLIYLSCFAALLLTSSSLLQLFNGLVIDSKISFDVNNVLNLSRYSLVGVLMLCFSFLTFVLLTEVLLTISFRLSIPVYTQAVIFVIGIIAVTIAAVIYDEFSFFYLLWSILVLLRGYYFLHHQQKFTAASFIMIVLVCAVISAIKLNHFEEVKEENNRKLLIQRLEVPDDVTADTLFKEIEPKIIQEPAVINYYKSRDHINEYLATRLQKLYFDRYLAKYEFKVHAFDMRDNPISGDKTYELNVFKDMVQYSAFKVSKYFYRENESFGYQSYFAILPVVDGANTLGTIVIELKARPLMVGGAFPELLIDRNDRPEDEFKDYSYAFYTDNKLIGQNGNYVYSVVNNEFKGELKKYTIQESSGNMVSFFNRFTRYSHLIYKPSDRNLIVVSKQRNIVASTITALTFFFVVILAFSSLVLLARLLWLRVKILNINNDRINWNFKINFDKVLYKTRIQFSMIFAVVITLILVGIITFVSISKQYQGQQDKSIRNKITLISAALEAAPIENYINDLSEERNVDFDKLADNYSADLTLFDLSGRVLMTTQPKIYQSGLLSPRMNGKVYLTLKDQQKSELVNDERISDLFYKSAYAPLRNAKHETVAYLQLPYFANEADYNEQVGSLLNIMINVYALVFIAIGLFAVIIARQITAPLNFIQYNLSRTIYGKKNEPIKWERDDEIGALVKEYNNMISALESSARKLAQSERETAWREMAKQVAHEIKNPLTPLKLGLQLLDKSWKDKDPKFDQKFERFSKSFVEQIESLSSIASEFSAFAKMPDTRIETINIFEMLAQAVTIFKHMDNVKISLLMPKDPFMISADRDQVLRCFNNLLKNAIEATPPERTCLIQINYLVTSKNVLLTIKDNGNGIPENMRDKIFEPNFTTKSSGTGLGLAFVKNSIENASGKIWFETNIGVGTTFYLNFPALDNND